Proteins co-encoded in one Flavobacterium sp. M31R6 genomic window:
- a CDS encoding type I restriction enzyme HsdR N-terminal domain-containing protein, protein MQKLNFPSYTFRFKNSENKVSIFDAIRKKFIILTPEEWVRQHVVHFLLEEKKYPKSLINVEKVLMVNGLRKRYDVVVFNPNGTILILIECKAPEVKIAQATFDQIARYNMTLEAEFLMVTNGLNHYFCLMDFENEKYEFLKELPDYGVTKKNIESKI, encoded by the coding sequence ATGCAAAAACTCAATTTTCCTTCCTATACTTTTCGTTTCAAAAATAGCGAAAATAAAGTATCAATTTTTGATGCAATCAGGAAAAAATTCATCATTCTTACACCCGAAGAATGGGTTCGCCAACATGTTGTACATTTTTTATTGGAGGAAAAAAAATATCCAAAATCCTTGATTAATGTAGAGAAAGTTTTAATGGTCAATGGTTTGCGTAAACGCTATGATGTTGTGGTTTTCAATCCAAATGGCACTATTCTTATATTAATCGAATGCAAAGCACCTGAAGTTAAAATCGCGCAAGCAACTTTTGATCAAATTGCGAGATATAACATGACTTTGGAAGCTGAATTTTTAATGGTTACCAACGGTCTAAATCATTATTTTTGTCTAATGGATTTCGAAAATGAGAAATACGAGTTTTTGAAAGAACTTCCCGATTATGGTGTGACAAAAAAGAATATAGAGAGCAAAATATAA
- a CDS encoding patatin family protein: MRALVISGGGSKGAFAGGVAQYLLQNKGRNYDLFLGTSTGSLLIPHLALGNIEKLHTIYTSVNMDQIFDINPFIIKKKNKINYVTINHFNVIRQFLRGKRTFGESKNLQKFIKTNLTVSEFEYLKSLPIDVIVTVTNISKNEAEYKSIKDCTYNEFCDWIWISSNYIPFMSLVKKGGCEYGDGGFSSLVPIREAIHRGATEIDVIILETEITLTKTTLGKNPFSLMIDLFLFSLDQLGKHDVSIGKLSATNHNVKLNLYYTPTKLTNNALIFDQKKMKKWWQLGFLYAQNKSEVMSEMR; this comes from the coding sequence ATGCGAGCACTAGTAATTTCAGGAGGAGGCAGTAAAGGCGCATTTGCAGGTGGTGTCGCCCAGTATTTGTTGCAAAATAAAGGACGGAATTACGATCTATTTTTAGGAACATCTACCGGAAGCTTGCTAATTCCGCATTTGGCATTAGGGAATATTGAGAAACTCCATACAATTTACACGAGTGTCAATATGGATCAGATATTTGACATCAATCCTTTTATTATCAAAAAGAAAAACAAAATAAATTACGTAACTATAAACCATTTTAATGTCATTCGGCAATTTTTGAGAGGAAAACGAACTTTTGGCGAAAGCAAAAACCTTCAAAAATTTATCAAAACCAATCTAACGGTTTCTGAATTTGAATACCTGAAATCGTTACCAATAGATGTCATTGTAACCGTTACCAATATTTCCAAAAACGAAGCTGAATACAAATCCATTAAAGACTGTACGTACAATGAATTTTGCGATTGGATTTGGATATCGAGTAACTACATTCCGTTTATGAGTTTGGTCAAAAAAGGGGGATGTGAATACGGTGATGGTGGATTTTCAAGTTTGGTACCCATTCGTGAAGCCATTCATCGCGGTGCCACCGAAATAGACGTTATTATCTTGGAAACCGAAATCACATTGACCAAAACCACTTTGGGAAAGAACCCCTTTTCACTAATGATTGATTTGTTTCTGTTTTCTTTGGATCAGCTTGGGAAACATGATGTCTCTATAGGAAAACTGTCCGCTACAAACCATAATGTAAAACTCAATTTATACTACACCCCAACCAAACTAACCAATAATGCACTCATTTTTGATCAAAAGAAAATGAAAAAATGGTGGCAACTTGGATTTTTATATGCCCAAAACAAAAGCGAAGTGATGAGTGAAATGAGGTGA
- a CDS encoding glycosyltransferase family 2 protein has translation MEKIAVVILNWNGVKLLEQFLPSVIQYSPEATVYVADNASTDESIAFVKKNYPTIKIVQNKMNQGFAGGYNDALQHIDAEIYALVNSDIEVTENWLKPILVTFKTEPETAIIQPKILDFKKKDYFEYAGAGGGFIDQFGYPFCRGRIFDTLEKDNGQYNDSTEIFWASGACFFIRSSVYKEQKGFDEDFFAHQEEIDLCWRTINRGFKIKYCSESIVYHVGGATLQQANPKKTYLNFRNSLLMLTKNLPQNTLFQVLIIRMLLDGIAGMKFIIEGQFSHCWAIIRAHFSFYGLFLKNYKKREKKQVEIYFKTKSIVYGYYVKNGTVFADII, from the coding sequence TTGGAAAAAATAGCTGTAGTAATTCTGAATTGGAATGGAGTAAAACTTTTAGAACAGTTTTTGCCTTCTGTAATTCAATATTCTCCCGAAGCAACTGTGTATGTTGCCGATAATGCCTCAACAGATGAATCCATAGCATTTGTAAAGAAAAATTATCCCACAATTAAAATAGTTCAAAACAAAATGAATCAAGGATTTGCAGGTGGATATAACGATGCCTTGCAACATATAGATGCCGAAATTTATGCTCTAGTAAATTCTGATATTGAAGTTACCGAAAATTGGTTGAAACCTATTTTGGTAACTTTTAAAACGGAACCCGAAACGGCAATCATTCAACCTAAAATATTAGATTTTAAAAAGAAAGACTATTTTGAGTATGCTGGAGCTGGCGGTGGATTTATTGATCAGTTTGGTTACCCTTTTTGTCGTGGACGCATTTTTGATACTTTGGAAAAAGACAACGGACAGTATAATGATAGCACGGAAATATTTTGGGCTTCCGGTGCCTGTTTTTTTATTCGATCTTCTGTTTATAAGGAACAGAAAGGTTTTGATGAAGATTTTTTTGCCCATCAAGAAGAAATTGATTTATGTTGGAGAACCATCAATAGAGGGTTTAAAATAAAGTATTGCTCAGAATCAATAGTTTATCATGTTGGTGGAGCTACTTTGCAACAAGCGAACCCCAAAAAAACATATCTAAATTTTAGAAATTCACTATTAATGTTAACCAAGAATTTACCACAAAATACTCTTTTTCAGGTTCTTATAATTCGAATGCTTCTGGATGGAATCGCTGGAATGAAATTCATCATAGAAGGTCAATTCTCTCATTGTTGGGCTATTATACGCGCACATTTTTCTTTTTATGGGTTATTTTTAAAGAATTATAAAAAAAGAGAAAAAAAACAGGTTGAAATATACTTTAAAACAAAAAGCATCGTTTATGGTTATTATGTTAAAAATGGCACAGTTTTTGCGGACATTATTTAA
- a CDS encoding YSC84-related protein: MKKLNVIWVMLMICVIGTTSIFGQSDSKKDKIIADSNTSKAEFIKTDHLMKSIFDNAYGYVIFPNVGKGGVGVGGAAGNGAVYENNHLIGMAKLSQLSIGFQAGGQAYREVIFFESKSAMERFKQSKFEFAAQVSAVAAKAGASGNAKYTNGVMVFTMQKGGLMYEASVGGQKFKFNKI; the protein is encoded by the coding sequence ATGAAAAAATTAAATGTTATTTGGGTAATGTTGATGATTTGTGTTATTGGCACGACATCTATATTCGGACAATCAGACTCTAAAAAGGATAAAATTATAGCTGACAGCAATACGTCAAAAGCTGAGTTTATTAAAACCGACCATCTCATGAAATCAATTTTTGACAATGCCTACGGCTATGTCATTTTTCCGAATGTTGGTAAGGGTGGAGTCGGAGTTGGAGGAGCAGCTGGTAATGGAGCTGTTTATGAAAATAATCATTTGATAGGCATGGCAAAGTTATCTCAGTTAAGTATTGGTTTTCAGGCTGGAGGGCAAGCATATCGTGAGGTAATATTTTTTGAGTCAAAATCGGCAATGGAACGTTTTAAACAAAGTAAATTTGAGTTTGCAGCTCAAGTTTCAGCCGTAGCCGCAAAAGCTGGCGCTTCAGGAAATGCAAAATATACTAACGGTGTTATGGTGTTTACCATGCAAAAAGGAGGACTTATGTATGAGGCTTCTGTTGGAGGACAAAAATTTAAATTTAATAAAATATAA
- a CDS encoding L-threonylcarbamoyladenylate synthase gives MAQIIKIYEDKPNEAAIAKVVKVLKDGGLVIYPTDTVYGLGCDITNSRALEKIAKIKGVKLEKANFSFICHDLSNLSDYVKQINTSTFKLLKRALPGPYTFILPGNNNLPKEFKKKTTVGIRVPDNSIALEIVRQLGNPIVSTSIRDEDEVIEYTTDPELIFEKWQNLVDLVIDGGYGDNIGSTIIDLSGDEPIVIREGKGSLDIL, from the coding sequence ATGGCTCAAATTATAAAAATATACGAAGACAAACCCAACGAAGCAGCAATTGCCAAAGTCGTTAAAGTCTTAAAAGACGGTGGTTTAGTTATTTATCCAACTGACACCGTTTATGGATTGGGTTGTGATATCACCAATTCACGAGCTCTTGAAAAAATTGCTAAAATAAAAGGAGTCAAGTTGGAAAAAGCCAATTTTTCTTTTATTTGCCACGATTTGAGTAATTTATCAGATTATGTAAAGCAAATAAATACTTCGACCTTTAAATTGCTTAAAAGAGCCTTACCAGGACCTTATACTTTTATTCTTCCAGGAAATAATAATTTACCTAAAGAATTTAAAAAGAAAACGACCGTTGGTATTCGTGTACCCGATAATTCCATTGCATTAGAAATTGTGCGCCAACTGGGAAATCCAATTGTTTCAACATCCATTCGTGATGAAGATGAAGTAATCGAATATACAACCGATCCTGAACTTATTTTCGAAAAATGGCAAAATTTGGTAGACCTAGTTATCGATGGCGGTTATGGAGATAATATTGGCTCTACAATTATCGATTTATCTGGAGATGAACCAATTGTAATCAGAGAAGGTAAGGGAAGTCTTGATATTCTTTAA
- a CDS encoding DUF1801 domain-containing protein: MWGTAIVGFGIYNYKYESGHGGNAPLVGLASRKNAITVYLASTFEEKETLLSKLGKHKTSKACLYIQKLEDIDIPILEQLVQKSIARIKELYPN; this comes from the coding sequence ATGTGGGGGACAGCGATTGTTGGTTTTGGTATTTATAATTACAAATACGAAAGTGGGCATGGTGGAAATGCACCACTTGTCGGGCTTGCTTCACGGAAAAATGCCATAACGGTGTATCTTGCTTCCACTTTTGAAGAAAAAGAAACATTACTTTCCAAATTAGGAAAACATAAAACTAGTAAAGCGTGTTTATACATTCAAAAATTAGAAGATATTGATATCCCTATATTGGAACAATTGGTACAAAAATCGATTGCCCGTATTAAGGAGTTGTATCCAAATTGA
- a CDS encoding OmpA family protein: MKKLMITLSALALLTSCVSKKEYAALEAKNKETQDLLNTCTVKLNSCLEEKAGLKATVDGLRETNQHLISTSKDMTILSTKGAENIEKALESIKEKDLKITRMQDALTKKDSVTLAVVTSLKSVVGMNDQDIEINVDKGVVFISISDKMLFKSGSYEVSDKAKGVLSKVAKVVNDKPDFECMVEGHTDTDVLKGNSCLIDNWDLSVKRSTAIIRILSNDLGVNPAQLIAAGRSSYVPLVPNDSAENKSKNRRTRIYVMPKIDQFYDMVEKEMKKPTAAAPVQK; this comes from the coding sequence ATGAAAAAATTAATGATTACTCTATCGGCCTTAGCTCTTTTGACATCTTGTGTGTCTAAAAAAGAATATGCAGCTTTGGAAGCTAAGAATAAAGAAACTCAAGATTTATTAAATACTTGTACAGTAAAACTAAATTCTTGCTTAGAAGAAAAAGCGGGTCTTAAAGCAACTGTAGATGGGTTGAGAGAAACTAATCAACATTTAATAAGCACTTCAAAAGATATGACAATTTTGTCTACTAAAGGTGCCGAAAATATCGAAAAAGCTTTGGAATCTATCAAAGAAAAAGACTTGAAAATTACGAGAATGCAAGATGCTTTGACCAAAAAAGATAGTGTTACTCTTGCAGTTGTTACTAGTTTGAAATCTGTTGTTGGGATGAATGATCAAGACATCGAAATCAATGTTGATAAAGGCGTGGTATTTATCTCTATATCTGATAAAATGTTATTCAAAAGCGGTAGTTATGAAGTAAGTGATAAAGCTAAAGGAGTTTTGAGTAAAGTTGCGAAAGTGGTTAACGACAAACCAGACTTTGAATGTATGGTTGAAGGTCATACCGATACTGATGTTCTAAAAGGTAATTCTTGTTTAATTGACAACTGGGATTTAAGTGTAAAACGTTCTACGGCTATTATCCGTATTTTATCTAATGATTTAGGAGTTAATCCAGCGCAATTAATCGCGGCAGGTAGAAGTTCTTACGTTCCTTTGGTACCTAATGATTCTGCAGAAAATAAATCTAAAAACAGAAGAACTCGTATCTATGTAATGCCAAAAATAGATCAGTTCTATGATATGGTTGAAAAAGAAATGAAAAAACCAACTGCAGCAGCACCGGTTCAAAAATAA
- a CDS encoding TSUP family transporter, with protein sequence METYIIVLLCLAAFFAGFIDAIVGGGGLIQTPVGLILLPNLPVSTVIGSLKIPAFSGTSFAAYQYLKRVTINWRILIIMMLLAFPAAFLGSTLLTYVSNDFMKPILLVVLSLLAIYTYAKKNFGQHQVRDLSARTQILNAVGISFVVGFYDGFIGPGTGSFLVVAFIAIMGFDFLHASANAKMVNLATNFGSICLFMLKGKIIWAIALPMAASNAIGGWIGAKLAINRGNKFIRIFFLVVVISTLLRFAYDVFFK encoded by the coding sequence ATGGAAACCTACATCATCGTATTACTTTGTTTAGCTGCCTTTTTCGCGGGATTTATAGATGCCATTGTAGGAGGAGGTGGACTTATACAAACACCTGTGGGGCTCATACTTCTGCCCAATCTTCCCGTTTCAACCGTGATAGGATCTTTGAAAATCCCTGCCTTTAGTGGCACCTCATTTGCAGCTTACCAATACTTAAAAAGAGTCACTATCAATTGGAGAATCCTAATTATTATGATGCTGTTGGCTTTTCCTGCTGCCTTTTTGGGATCGACATTATTGACCTATGTGAGCAATGATTTCATGAAACCTATACTACTTGTAGTCCTTTCTCTCTTAGCTATTTATACGTATGCAAAGAAGAATTTCGGGCAACATCAAGTTAGAGACCTTTCTGCCAGAACTCAAATTTTGAATGCTGTGGGAATCAGTTTTGTGGTGGGTTTTTACGACGGATTCATAGGACCAGGAACTGGAAGCTTCTTGGTTGTTGCTTTCATCGCAATAATGGGATTTGATTTCCTGCATGCTTCTGCAAATGCCAAGATGGTCAATCTCGCCACCAATTTTGGTTCAATCTGCCTGTTTATGCTCAAAGGCAAAATCATTTGGGCCATCGCCTTACCCATGGCTGCCAGCAACGCAATAGGAGGGTGGATAGGCGCCAAACTCGCCATCAATCGAGGGAACAAATTTATCCGAATCTTCTTTTTGGTAGTTGTTATAAGCACACTGCTACGTTTTGCCTACGATGTCTTTTTCAAGTAA
- a CDS encoding ATP-dependent helicase, producing MQKYIEQLNEAQREPVLQKDGPMIIIAGAGSGKTRVLTIRIAYLMHLGVDPFNILSLTFTNKAAREMKKRISDIVGASEAKNLWMGTFHSVFARILRSEAEHLGYPSNFTIYDSQDSLRAISGIIKEMQLDRDVYKPKQVLSRISNFKNSLITVKAYFNDPDLQEADAMSKKPRMGEIYQNYVDRCFKSGAMDFDDLLLKTNELLTRFPEVLAKYQNRFRYLLVDEYQDTNHSQYLIVRALSDKFQNICVVGDDAQSIYAFRGANINNILNFQKDYEGVKTFRLEQNYRSTKNIVEAANTIIDKNKVKLDKVVWTANEFGPKIKVHRSITDNEEGRFVAATIWEQKMNHQLHNGAFAILYRTNAQSKAMEDALRKRDIPYRIYGGLSFYQRKEVKDALCYLRLVINPKDEEALIRVINYPARGIGNTTIEKLTIAANHYKRSIFEVMQNIERIDLKLNSGTKQKLLDFVTMIQSFQVINENQDAFYVVEHVAKKTGLIQELKKDATPEGMARIENIEQLLNGVKDFIEGQKEVDGARGALSEFMEDVALATDLDKDTSDEDRVALMTIHLAKGLEFPHVFVVGMEEDLFPSAMSMSTRSELEEERRLFYVALTRAEHQAYLTYAQSRYRWGKLTDSEPSRFIEEIDGQYLEYLTPAESNYRFKPMIDGDIFGDVDKSKLRLAKPIGSTPPKHVADNEPKSDISIRKLKPVSGSNPSAGSANLFDNTLVAGNVVMHERFGKGQVINLEGVGADKKAEIKFEVGGLKKLLLRFAKLDIIG from the coding sequence ATGCAAAAATATATAGAACAACTTAACGAGGCACAACGTGAACCTGTATTACAAAAGGATGGTCCTATGATTATTATTGCGGGTGCAGGCTCCGGAAAGACTCGTGTACTTACCATCAGGATTGCTTATTTGATGCATCTTGGTGTTGATCCATTCAATATTTTATCCCTTACTTTTACTAATAAGGCAGCGAGGGAGATGAAGAAACGTATCTCGGATATTGTTGGTGCCAGTGAAGCCAAAAATCTATGGATGGGAACTTTTCACTCCGTTTTTGCCCGAATTTTACGTTCGGAAGCGGAACATTTGGGTTATCCGTCGAATTTTACGATTTATGATTCGCAGGATTCTTTACGTGCAATATCAGGAATTATCAAGGAAATGCAGTTGGATCGTGATGTGTACAAACCGAAACAGGTTTTGAGTCGAATTTCTAATTTTAAAAACAGCCTGATTACCGTAAAAGCTTATTTTAATGATCCCGATTTGCAAGAAGCCGATGCGATGAGCAAAAAGCCTAGAATGGGGGAGATTTATCAGAATTATGTAGATCGATGCTTTAAGTCGGGTGCGATGGATTTTGATGACTTACTATTGAAAACCAATGAATTACTAACTCGTTTTCCAGAAGTTTTGGCAAAATACCAGAACCGTTTTCGCTACTTATTGGTGGATGAGTACCAAGATACCAACCATTCACAATATTTGATTGTTCGCGCTTTGTCTGATAAATTTCAGAATATTTGTGTGGTAGGTGATGATGCACAGAGTATTTACGCTTTCCGTGGTGCGAACATTAATAACATTTTGAACTTCCAGAAAGATTATGAAGGTGTAAAAACCTTTAGACTGGAACAAAATTATCGTTCGACCAAGAATATTGTGGAAGCGGCTAATACCATTATTGACAAAAACAAAGTAAAACTGGACAAAGTAGTCTGGACAGCCAATGAATTTGGTCCTAAAATAAAAGTACACCGCAGTATTACCGATAATGAAGAAGGGCGTTTTGTGGCTGCTACCATTTGGGAACAAAAAATGAACCATCAGTTGCACAATGGTGCTTTTGCAATTTTGTACCGCACCAATGCACAATCCAAAGCCATGGAAGATGCTTTGCGAAAAAGAGATATTCCGTATCGTATTTACGGAGGTTTGTCTTTTTATCAACGAAAAGAGGTTAAAGATGCTCTGTGTTATTTGAGATTAGTTATCAACCCAAAAGATGAAGAAGCTTTGATACGTGTTATCAATTATCCAGCACGTGGAATTGGAAATACAACAATCGAGAAGCTTACAATTGCTGCCAATCATTACAAACGCTCCATTTTTGAAGTGATGCAAAATATTGAGCGAATTGACTTGAAGCTGAATTCAGGAACGAAGCAGAAACTATTGGATTTCGTTACGATGATTCAGAGTTTTCAGGTGATTAATGAGAATCAAGATGCATTTTATGTTGTAGAACATGTAGCCAAGAAAACAGGGTTGATTCAAGAATTAAAAAAAGACGCTACTCCTGAAGGAATGGCTCGAATTGAAAATATTGAACAATTGCTGAATGGAGTTAAGGATTTTATAGAAGGGCAAAAAGAGGTTGATGGAGCTCGTGGTGCATTATCTGAGTTTATGGAAGATGTGGCACTTGCAACTGATTTGGATAAAGATACCAGCGATGAAGACCGCGTGGCATTGATGACCATTCACCTAGCCAAAGGACTTGAGTTTCCTCATGTATTTGTGGTAGGAATGGAAGAAGATCTGTTCCCAAGTGCCATGAGTATGAGTACACGAAGCGAATTGGAAGAAGAACGTCGATTATTTTACGTAGCTTTAACTCGTGCGGAGCATCAGGCGTATTTGACGTATGCCCAATCACGTTACCGTTGGGGAAAATTGACCGACAGTGAACCTTCTCGTTTTATTGAAGAAATTGATGGCCAATATTTGGAATATCTTACACCAGCCGAAAGCAATTACCGTTTCAAACCTATGATTGACGGTGATATTTTTGGAGATGTGGATAAATCCAAATTACGTCTGGCCAAACCGATAGGAAGTACGCCACCAAAACACGTTGCTGATAACGAGCCAAAATCGGATATTAGTATTCGAAAACTGAAACCGGTATCGGGAAGTAATCCTTCAGCTGGAAGCGCTAATTTATTTGATAATACACTAGTTGCTGGAAATGTGGTTATGCACGAACGTTTTGGAAAAGGACAAGTGATCAACCTCGAAGGTGTTGGTGCTGATAAAAAAGCAGAAATCAAGTTTGAAGTAGGCGGTTTAAAAAAATTATTGTTGCGTTTTGCAAAATTAGATATAATAGGATAA
- a CDS encoding M1 family metallopeptidase, which translates to MKYFFLFLSTFAFAQQTKSVDFKYVNGQISINPNNKSIAGAITYCFEVLKPIDTIKIDAQNMTFSEVELNEKKIPFTTNGKELILIYPFQKGKNSVQFTYEAKPKQTMYFVGSEETDNLQIWTQGQGKYTSHWFPSFDDVNEKVIFNMDIVFDSKYQVVSNGILKNKVENNGVIYWSYQMKKPMSSYLLMIAIGKYDRGTQKAKSGIPLEMYINPKDIAKQEPTYRYSKEIFDFLEKEIGVKYPWEIYRQVPVSEFLYAGMENTSTTLFTTRYVVDNIGFEDRSYTNVNAHELAHQWFGDLITAQSGKDHWLQEGFATYYALLAEKEIYGEDYFYSKLYESSMQLKQASKTDTIPVLNAKASSLSFYKKGAWALHVLREGIGEKAFRKAVKNYLKKYAYKNVTTQNFFEEIKKVSNYDLENFSKVWLESSAFNSEIANGLLAKNKAMQVQLEVAKLRNKPLADKYAFFEKTLESDVYFTVKASIVGQLMKEKFEDKKQLLLLALQTQNIQVRQAVASTLQKIPEEFRTDYETLLDDKSYQTQEFALYYLWNSFENKRAEYLAKTKDWVGFNDFNLRILWLSLAISTPEYSANKETVLQELINYSSTNYEATTRQNALEYLINFDVINEAVLKNLVNATTHHMWQFSKFGRENIRILLKNPEIRTTFQTILPSLNEKEQFQLNRLLKE; encoded by the coding sequence ATGAAGTATTTTTTCCTATTTCTATCCACATTTGCATTCGCACAACAAACCAAATCGGTTGATTTTAAATATGTAAATGGGCAAATATCAATTAATCCAAATAATAAAAGTATTGCAGGTGCGATTACTTATTGTTTTGAAGTGCTGAAACCTATTGACACCATCAAAATTGATGCGCAGAATATGACTTTTTCAGAAGTGGAACTGAATGAAAAAAAAATCCCATTTACAACTAACGGAAAAGAATTGATATTAATTTATCCGTTCCAAAAAGGAAAAAACTCAGTTCAATTTACATACGAAGCCAAACCCAAACAAACCATGTATTTTGTAGGTTCTGAAGAAACAGACAATTTACAGATTTGGACACAAGGACAAGGAAAATACACCAGTCATTGGTTTCCGAGTTTTGATGATGTCAATGAAAAGGTGATTTTCAACATGGATATTGTTTTTGATTCGAAATACCAAGTGGTATCCAACGGTATTTTAAAAAACAAGGTCGAAAATAATGGTGTAATATATTGGAGTTATCAAATGAAAAAGCCAATGAGTTCCTATTTATTGATGATTGCAATTGGAAAATATGATAGAGGAACACAAAAAGCCAAATCAGGAATTCCATTAGAAATGTATATAAATCCAAAAGATATTGCTAAACAAGAACCTACCTATCGATACTCTAAAGAAATATTTGACTTTCTGGAAAAAGAAATAGGAGTGAAGTACCCTTGGGAAATCTATAGACAAGTTCCGGTTTCTGAGTTTTTGTATGCTGGTATGGAAAATACAAGTACTACGTTATTTACAACCCGATATGTTGTTGACAACATTGGCTTTGAAGATCGAAGTTATACCAATGTGAATGCCCATGAACTGGCTCATCAATGGTTTGGCGATTTGATTACGGCACAAAGCGGGAAAGACCATTGGCTTCAGGAAGGATTTGCAACTTATTATGCATTATTAGCCGAAAAGGAAATTTATGGGGAAGATTATTTTTATTCTAAATTATACGAATCGTCTATGCAACTTAAACAGGCCTCCAAAACCGATACCATTCCGGTACTGAACGCCAAAGCCAGTTCGTTGTCATTTTACAAAAAAGGGGCTTGGGCGTTACATGTTCTGCGCGAAGGAATAGGGGAGAAAGCCTTCAGAAAAGCAGTGAAGAATTATCTAAAGAAATATGCGTACAAAAATGTGACAACGCAAAATTTCTTCGAAGAAATCAAAAAAGTATCTAATTATGATTTGGAAAATTTCAGTAAAGTTTGGTTGGAATCATCAGCTTTTAATAGCGAAATAGCCAATGGATTATTAGCTAAAAATAAAGCAATGCAAGTACAGCTTGAAGTTGCCAAACTCAGAAACAAACCGTTGGCAGACAAATATGCTTTTTTCGAAAAAACACTGGAATCGGATGTGTATTTTACCGTAAAAGCGTCTATTGTTGGCCAATTAATGAAAGAGAAATTCGAAGATAAAAAACAATTATTGCTATTGGCGTTGCAAACCCAAAATATTCAAGTTCGTCAAGCTGTTGCAAGTACGCTACAAAAAATACCCGAAGAATTCAGAACCGATTACGAAACATTGCTGGATGATAAATCCTATCAAACCCAAGAATTTGCACTGTATTATTTGTGGAATAGTTTTGAAAATAAAAGAGCGGAATATTTAGCAAAAACCAAAGATTGGGTAGGATTTAATGATTTCAATCTGCGTATTTTATGGTTGTCATTGGCCATTTCAACACCTGAATATTCAGCCAATAAGGAAACCGTTCTTCAGGAATTGATTAATTATTCTTCGACTAATTATGAAGCCACAACACGACAAAACGCTTTGGAATACCTAATTAATTTTGACGTTATCAACGAGGCTGTTTTGAAGAATTTAGTCAATGCCACCACGCATCATATGTGGCAATTTTCTAAATTTGGAAGAGAAAATATTCGGATTTTATTAAAAAATCCTGAAATCAGAACTACGTTCCAAACTATATTACCTAGTTTGAACGAAAAAGAACAATTTCAATTGAATAGATTACTCAAAGAATAA
- a CDS encoding glycoside hydrolase family 16 protein, with amino-acid sequence MKLQFSKNDFPANPKIKENFVLEFNDEFEKDTINTENWFPFYLPQWSSKKMSQPQYEINNGNLVLQITEEQKPWCPEFNGDVKCSSIQTGVFSGEVGSAIGQHKFNPNCVVREKQNAAKTYLPQYGFFEIRAKSLDTQSNVVALWMIGFEDRPEKSAEICIFEVKGFNVQKNKAKIGYGIHKFNDPKLKEAFYEDDFDIDVTQFHIYSAEWTPEKVIFYIDNQKIREIKQSPNYPMQFMLGIYEIPTEIEDKKDKIYPKNFVIDYVRGYKHK; translated from the coding sequence ATGAAACTACAGTTTTCAAAAAATGATTTCCCAGCAAATCCCAAGATAAAAGAAAATTTTGTTTTGGAATTCAACGATGAGTTTGAAAAAGATACAATCAATACCGAAAATTGGTTTCCGTTCTATTTACCACAATGGAGTTCGAAGAAAATGTCCCAGCCACAATATGAAATTAATAATGGTAATTTGGTTTTACAAATTACAGAAGAACAAAAGCCTTGGTGTCCCGAATTTAACGGAGATGTAAAATGTTCTTCAATTCAAACAGGCGTTTTTTCCGGAGAAGTTGGCAGTGCCATTGGACAGCACAAATTTAATCCAAATTGTGTGGTAAGAGAAAAGCAAAACGCAGCCAAAACCTATTTGCCTCAATATGGATTTTTTGAAATTAGAGCCAAATCATTAGATACCCAATCAAATGTTGTGGCTTTGTGGATGATAGGATTTGAAGACAGACCCGAAAAATCAGCGGAGATTTGCATTTTTGAAGTTAAAGGTTTTAATGTTCAGAAAAACAAAGCTAAAATTGGCTATGGAATTCATAAATTCAATGACCCAAAATTAAAAGAAGCCTTTTATGAAGATGATTTTGACATTGATGTCACCCAATTTCATATTTATTCGGCTGAATGGACTCCTGAAAAAGTGATTTTCTATATTGACAACCAAAAAATTAGAGAGATTAAACAATCTCCAAATTATCCAATGCAATTTATGTTAGGCATCTATGAAATTCCCACAGAAATTGAGGACAAAAAAGACAAAATCTATCCTAAAAACTTTGTAATCGATTATGTCAGGGGTTACAAACATAAATAA